A region from the Geobacillus vulcani PSS1 genome encodes:
- a CDS encoding OsmC family protein encodes MPKLTFSSDVKWSGEGVRSVADINGKQVIIDEPPALGGTDQGPNPVELVLAALGGCINVLVSLFASHHGVELKGVQVHVEGDLDPDGFMEKADVRPGFLEIRYHIDIDSPSDPKNVQALIEHVERVCPVKDTLRGVPTVPIMNQKTS; translated from the coding sequence ATGCCTAAACTCACCTTTTCCTCTGATGTCAAATGGTCTGGCGAAGGAGTACGCTCAGTGGCTGACATTAACGGCAAGCAAGTCATCATTGACGAACCCCCAGCCTTGGGAGGCACTGATCAGGGACCGAATCCCGTAGAGCTGGTCCTAGCTGCACTGGGCGGTTGCATCAATGTACTGGTCTCTCTGTTTGCCAGCCATCACGGGGTCGAACTGAAAGGAGTCCAAGTACACGTAGAAGGGGATTTAGATCCCGATGGCTTTATGGAGAAAGCGGACGTTCGGCCTGGATTCTTAGAAATTCGCTACCATATTGATATTGACTCTCCTTCCGATCCAAAAAACGTCCAAGCCTTGATTGAACACGTTGAACGTGTCTGCCCGGTCAAAGACACCCTAAGAGGCGTACCCACAGTACCTATAATGAATCAAAAAACGTCATAA
- a CDS encoding DMT family transporter: MREMAIGLVASFFFAVTFILNRSMELAGGSWLWSSSLRFFFMAPLLFVIVLFRRNIRSVWHDIKRHPRVWITWGTVGFGLFYAPLTYAAAYGPGWLVAGTWQCTIMAGVLLSPLFTKTIETQNGTMSVRRPIEKRALFISLLILFGVVLIQFQQAGRLTWNEMALGVFPVLLAAFAYPLGNRKMIEHCAGRLDAFQRVWGMTMASLPFWLVVALMGWLTSGAPSAGQTMQSFIVAMSSGVIATTLFFIATDRAKGNERKLAAVEATQSAEVMFAVIGEVLFLSAPLPNGWAVVGLAIIIIGICWHSFESTRTVKRPAPPISTARRLDRAGGEP; encoded by the coding sequence ATGCGGGAGATGGCCATCGGCCTTGTCGCTTCGTTCTTTTTTGCTGTCACGTTCATCTTGAATCGTTCCATGGAATTAGCTGGCGGCAGCTGGCTGTGGAGTTCGTCGCTTCGCTTTTTCTTTATGGCGCCGCTGCTATTTGTCATCGTTCTTTTCCGCCGCAACATCCGCTCGGTTTGGCATGACATCAAGCGCCATCCGCGGGTGTGGATCACCTGGGGGACGGTCGGATTCGGCTTGTTTTACGCGCCGCTCACCTACGCGGCCGCCTACGGGCCGGGGTGGCTTGTGGCCGGGACATGGCAGTGCACGATTATGGCTGGTGTTCTGCTTAGCCCGCTGTTTACGAAAACCATCGAAACGCAAAACGGAACGATGTCCGTGCGCCGTCCGATTGAAAAACGAGCGCTCTTCATTTCGCTTTTGATTTTGTTCGGCGTCGTTCTGATCCAGTTCCAGCAAGCAGGCCGCCTGACATGGAACGAAATGGCATTGGGGGTCTTTCCTGTGCTCCTTGCCGCGTTTGCGTATCCGCTTGGCAATCGGAAAATGATCGAACATTGCGCCGGGCGCCTCGATGCGTTTCAACGCGTATGGGGGATGACGATGGCTAGTCTGCCGTTTTGGCTGGTGGTCGCGTTGATGGGCTGGCTGACATCAGGGGCGCCGTCCGCGGGGCAAACGATGCAGTCGTTCATCGTGGCCATGAGTTCCGGGGTCATCGCGACGACATTGTTTTTTATCGCTACCGACCGGGCCAAAGGGAACGAGCGAAAACTGGCCGCTGTGGAAGCGACGCAGTCCGCGGAAGTCATGTTTGCCGTCATCGGTGAAGTACTGTTCTTGTCCGCTCCGTTGCCAAACGGATGGGCGGTCGTTGGTTTGGCCATCATCATCATCGGGATTTGCTGGCATAGCTTCGAATCGACAAGAACGGTGAAACGCCCGGCGCCGCCCATTTCAACAGCGCGGCGCCTCGATCGGGCGGGGGGAGAACCGTGA